One part of the Vitis riparia cultivar Riparia Gloire de Montpellier isolate 1030 chromosome 8, EGFV_Vit.rip_1.0, whole genome shotgun sequence genome encodes these proteins:
- the LOC117921117 gene encoding MADS-box transcription factor 23-like isoform X1, translating to MGRGKIEIKKIENINSRQVTFSKRRAGLLKKAKELSVLCDAEVGVIIFSSTGKLYEFSSSSMEHTLTRYGRGLDSELPSLHRSAEVRYSMVPQESQPEVDSLKEEVAKLQKGYLRMMGKELDGLSFKELQHLEHLLSEGILSVKDKKEQVLLEQLKKSRMHEQRAMMENETLRKQVEELRRSSRPQPPSFIEYHPPERRQSLQISSKTPCSCSTVDERGGSDTSLHLGLPSDAYLKRKGPKIEPIFIDSESQVASE from the exons ATGGGGAGAGGCAAGATTGAAATCAAGAAGATTGAAAATATCAACAGCCGTCAAGTCACCTTCTCAAAGCGTCGTGCAGGTTTGCTTAAAAAGGCCAAAGAATTGTCAGTTTTATGTGATGCTGAAGTTGGTGTCATCATCTTCTCCAGCACAGGAAAGCTTTATGAGTTCTCTAGTTCAAG TATGGAGCACACTCTGACTAGATATGGGAGGGGGCTGGACTCGGAACTTCCTTCACTTCATCGGTCCGCAGAGGTCCGATATTCCATGGTTCCTCAA GAGTCCCAGCCTGAGGTCGATTCTCTCAAAGAAGAAGTTGCAAAACTACAGAAGGGTTAcct GCGAATGATGGGGAAGGAACTGGATGGGTTGAGCTTCAAAGAGTTGCAGCACCTAGAGCATTTATTAAGCGAAGGGATACTATCTGTTAAAGACAAAAAG GAGCAGGTACTGTTGGAGCAGCTCAAGAAGTCCAGGATGCAT GAACAAAGAGCTATGATGGAGAATGAGACCTTGAGAAAGCAG GTTGAGGAGCTCAGGCGAAGCTCGAGGCCGCAGCCGCCATCTTTCATTGAGTACCATCCTCCTGAAAGGAGGCAGTCTCTCCAGATCAGTTCAAAAACACCTTGCAGTTGCAGTACTGTAGATGAAAGAGGAGGCTCCGACACTTCCTTGCATTTGGG GTTGCCTTCAGATGCTTATCTGAAGAGAAAGGGTCCCAAAATTGAACCTATTTTCATCGATTCAGAAAGTCAAGTGGCCTCAGAGTGA
- the LOC117921117 gene encoding MADS-box transcription factor 23-like isoform X2 has protein sequence MGRGKIEIKKIENINSRQVTFSKRRAGLLKKAKELSVLCDAEVGVIIFSSTGKLYEFSSSSMEHTLTRYGRGLDSELPSLHRSAEESQPEVDSLKEEVAKLQKGYLRMMGKELDGLSFKELQHLEHLLSEGILSVKDKKEQVLLEQLKKSRMHEQRAMMENETLRKQVEELRRSSRPQPPSFIEYHPPERRQSLQISSKTPCSCSTVDERGGSDTSLHLGLPSDAYLKRKGPKIEPIFIDSESQVASE, from the exons ATGGGGAGAGGCAAGATTGAAATCAAGAAGATTGAAAATATCAACAGCCGTCAAGTCACCTTCTCAAAGCGTCGTGCAGGTTTGCTTAAAAAGGCCAAAGAATTGTCAGTTTTATGTGATGCTGAAGTTGGTGTCATCATCTTCTCCAGCACAGGAAAGCTTTATGAGTTCTCTAGTTCAAG TATGGAGCACACTCTGACTAGATATGGGAGGGGGCTGGACTCGGAACTTCCTTCACTTCATCGGTCCGCAGAG GAGTCCCAGCCTGAGGTCGATTCTCTCAAAGAAGAAGTTGCAAAACTACAGAAGGGTTAcct GCGAATGATGGGGAAGGAACTGGATGGGTTGAGCTTCAAAGAGTTGCAGCACCTAGAGCATTTATTAAGCGAAGGGATACTATCTGTTAAAGACAAAAAG GAGCAGGTACTGTTGGAGCAGCTCAAGAAGTCCAGGATGCAT GAACAAAGAGCTATGATGGAGAATGAGACCTTGAGAAAGCAG GTTGAGGAGCTCAGGCGAAGCTCGAGGCCGCAGCCGCCATCTTTCATTGAGTACCATCCTCCTGAAAGGAGGCAGTCTCTCCAGATCAGTTCAAAAACACCTTGCAGTTGCAGTACTGTAGATGAAAGAGGAGGCTCCGACACTTCCTTGCATTTGGG GTTGCCTTCAGATGCTTATCTGAAGAGAAAGGGTCCCAAAATTGAACCTATTTTCATCGATTCAGAAAGTCAAGTGGCCTCAGAGTGA
- the LOC117920899 gene encoding protein MIZU-KUSSEI 1 has translation MKQEQLTLHRSSSSCRSTRKILPSTYTRSSSESGDISDKLLVPRDSSPAFPRLARTRNSISALLRSLLGVISFPTIIPTCRWLSIPNHLSITPSLGRKVTGTLFGHRRGHVSFAVQDDPRSEPVLLLELATSTSTLVKEMSSGLVRIALECEKVAARGRPVKLFQEPMWTMYCNGRKCGYAMSRECGEFDRHVLSTVQSVSAGAGVIPTDDNRKSIVGVEGEMLYMRARFERVVGSRDSEAFYMMNPDGTGGPELSIFLLRI, from the coding sequence atgaagCAAGAGCAACTCACTCTTCATAGAAGCAGTAGCAGCTGCAGAAGCACAAGAAAGATTCTACCATCAACCTACACCAGATCTTCATCGGAGTCTGGGGATATCTCCGATAAACTGCTGGTTCCCAGGGACTCGTCGCCGGCGTTTCCGCGGCTGGCTAGAACGCGAAATAGCATTTCGGCTCTTCTGCGGTCACTGCTTGGAGTCATTTCGTTTCCGACGATAATCCCCACATGTCGATGGCTTAGCATCCCAAACCACCTATCGATTACGCCGTCTCTAGGCCGGAAAGTCACCGGAACGCTCTTCGGCCACCGTCGGGGCCACGTTAGCTTCGCCGTGCAAGACGACCCACGCTCCGAACCGGTTCTTTTACTGGAGCTCGCCACTTCGACGTCTACTCTGGTGAAGGAGATGTCGTCGGGGCTAGTCCGAATCGCGCTGGAGTGCGAGAAGGTGGCGGCGCGTGGACGGCCGGTTAAGCTCTTCCAGGAGCCCATGTGGACCATGTACTGTAACGGCCGAAAGTGCGGGTACGCCATGTCGCGAGAGTGTGGGGAGTTCGATAGGCACGTGCTGAGCACGGTGCAGAGCGTTTCCGCCGGCGCTGGAGTCATTCCTACTGATGATAACCGGAAAAGCATAGTCGGCGTAGAGGGTGAGATGCTATACATGAGAGCTCGGTTTGAACGAGTTGTGGGGAGTCGTGACTCGGAAGCCTTTTACATGATGAACCCCGACGGCACCGGTGGCCCTGAACTCAGTATCTTTCTGCTtagaatatga